DNA from Paraburkholderia largidicola:
GCAAGAGAACATTGATGCATTGTGGTCGCGTGCGCTCGCGCACACAACTATCGTTTAAGCGCCTGGCCGAAAGATAAGCGGTACGCCTTAAAAATAGAAAGAGGATGGGTACGTTGAAAAGCCGGATGAGAGAGCGTTCGGGAGATCGACGTTCAACCTCGATCGGGTAGCTGTTGCAACTGTGAAGCACTTGTTTTTCTTGCAAGATACGGGTGCCTGAATTAGCTGAGCGAGATGGTGCGCGGCCTTGCAGACAGGGCGGCCCGACTTCCTGTCATGTTCATTTGCAAATCACTATTTGCCTTGTTCCAATTCTGAATCAAAACCAAAAATCGCATGATCAAGGCATCCTGATTCGCGACTGCCCGATGGCACTAGTGATTCAGAAATTGAGTTGTCAATCGCATATTTAAATCGCCTTCGTCTGCACGTGCAGCGACGAAACTCTTTTCCATATCGAATCCGGTGCGCGTCCGCACATAACGATGTGTTTGCCGCTTGAAGCGCTGCTCGGCACGAATGGCGCGTACCTTGCTCTACCCGTGCGAAACCCTGTTCCCTGAGCAGATCGGCTTCGCGTTCAGGTTATCGATTTACTCAATGGCATGACAGGTTTACCGGCAAATCGCTTCTCCGGATTGATGGAGCTCTCAAGGAGATCGAGATAACGAAGCGGACTCAACTGGATGAACGTGCAAACCGAAGTTCTCAACTAACCCCGACTGCACCCGGAAACATCGGGTGAGGAAGAAGTCAGGGCACTTGCTCTCGGCGTATTACCGCGTTAACCGGATCACGATGAAGGGAGAAACGTGTCATGTCGAACTCAATTCCGATCAACACCAGACGCGACGCCTGTGGCGATCCGCGTTGGGATATGCCACGAAGGGGCCACGTCTTTTTCCTGCACCGGTTCGCCGCGCTTCTGATGATCGTTGCGCAGCTGTGCTGGATCAGTCAGGCCATGGCCCAGCTTCCGCCACCCGGCACGCCATCGCAATTCGATATCGTCGGGTTCTTGCAGGAAGCGACGTTGAACGGCCCCAATCCGACTGCCACAACGGGCGGCAAGCTGAAGGTCAATGGCCATGTCGTGGTCGTCCCGGACAACACGATCGTGATGCTGCCGGCGAACGCATTGACGTGGCAGGAACTGTTCGCGCAGGCCCCGGCGCCTTATACGAACATCGCGACGGGCATGGCACTCGCGGACTCGCCCGCGCCGCTCACGACGTATGAAGTGCACGTGATCGGTAATCGCGTTGGCGACACGTATATCGCCGGGCTGATCTTTCTGTCCCAACAGGATCTGAACGCGGGTGCGGGCTATATCAACTACATCGACTATGGTCGGGGCGAAATGTACGTGGGCGGCACGCTCAACGTCGACGGCGCAGGCGTGCCGCGTAACGTGCTGGACCCGAACAACCCCGGAACGCGTATCTCCATCAACGACCCGGCCGGAAGGTATGGGCGCACGGGTTCGCCGGATCAGCGCTTCACACTGGACCCGGACAACCCGACCGTGCGCAGCACCACCGGTTTCCCGATGTGTCTGCCGCGCACTGACCCGAACGATCCCAGTGCCGTTCCCGATGCGCTGTGTCCGGAAGGAAACCGCCCGAAGGATGTCACGGGGAACTTCGTTGCCACGGTCTCGATGCCTGATCCCAAGACGATCGCCGCAGGGCAGCTCCCCGATCCGCGCATCATGGCGCCGTTCGAGGTGGGCGATTTTGTCGACTATGCAGGCACGCTCGTCAGGGACAGCGGCACGAGCGGTCCTTATCCGTCCGGTAGCTCGGGTACTTACATTTCCGCGCACACGATCACCGATAACGTAGCGATCTATACCGCGCCTGGCACGGACCCGGCCTATGTGGCCGTCGAAGTGACGATCATTGGCACGGGCGGCCTGACTGTGCTCGGCGCGGGAGAAGCGGTCGTGCGCACCCGCTTCGAAGGCATGACGACGGACCCGAGCCGTAACGTGCATCTGTACGGTCTCGATTTCAATCCGTCGGACGGCAAGATCAGCGATCGCGATTGGGGCGTGGTGGGAGTCGATCCCGGCGCACCGAACGGTGCGGTCAAGGGACGTTGGCGCTTCCGCCCGCCGTGCACGGTCGCGGTTCCCACCATCAAGGATTGCAAGGGGCCATCGGGCGGATCGTTCCTGCCGCCGGCGCGTGAAGTGCGCGCGGTGATCGAGGGCGCATGGACCCCAACGACCGATCCCGCAACGACAGGTGGCGCTAACGGGATCATCGCCGGGCAGTACCGCGCGCCGATTCTTGAGTTCATTTTCCCGGAAAACGTTCCGGGCACGCCACCGCCGCCGAACAACTTCGAGACGATTCCGTTCCTCGCTCAGGGGGGCTATGTCTCGTCGGCGAATACGCTCGTGGGGCAGCTCAAGCCGTGGCCGGGCAGGGAAGCACCCGGCACTTGCGTCGCACCGACAGCCAGCGCAGGCGCGGACTTCAATGTAGCGTCCGGCGCGACGAATGTGCCGCTGTCGGGTAGCGCAACGGGCAATGGTCAGCTGACGTATGCATGGACGGCCGTGTCGCCGTCGAACACGGTGATCACCAATTCCACGTCGCCCAATGCTACGTTCAACGCGCTCACCATTGCGCCCGGAGGCGCGTCTCAGACGATGGTGTTCAGCCTGACTGTCACCGGCTGCAACAACAAGTCGGCGACCTCGACGGTAACGGTGACCGTGTTGCCTCCGCAGCAGACGACGCCTGTCATCAGCCCGATTGCGCCCGTGACGGTCAACTCGGGTACACCGGTGCGTCTCACGGCAGTGGGTTCGGGACCGGCGCCGCTCACTTATACGTGGACACAAACGGCTGGGCCTTCACAGGCGTTCACGCAGCAACCGGCAGGCGATGCGTCGATCAGTTTCACCCGGGCCATTCCGATCGGGAAGATCACGAACGATGTCCTGACGTTCCAGGTTGTGGCAAAGACAACCACCGGCGCCACGTCGGCTCCCGTCAGCGTGACGGTCACGGTCAAGCCGGTCGCCGACACGGTCACGATCACGGCCGCCGTGTACCGGACGTCGAAGCAACGGCTCGATCTGACCGTCACGTCGTCGATCGTCAATCCGAATCTGACGCTCACGCTGCAGCCGTATCAGACCGCCTTGGGCACGACGTTCGATCCGAGCAGTCTCGGCGCCACGCTGACGAACACGGGTGGCGGTACGTACACGCTGACGCTGGTCGGCGCGCCGCAACCGACAGCACCGCCGGCACGGCCGCTCGTCGTCAAATCCAGCATCGGAGGGACGAGCCCGGCAACGGCATTGACCAACTTGAGAAACTGAACCAGGCAACCCTGCACTGGCGGGGTGCGTTCACCGCGCATCTCGCCAGTAAGACAGGCCAATAAGACAGGCGAGACATAAGAAACTGCATTGCATAACTGAAGGCCAAACAACAACGGGGAAGGGGAATGGACAAGACTGCACAGGCAGAAAGCCGGCGATTGTTCCATGCAAGCCGGCGTACTGCGAACTGGATGGCAATCGGGTTGACAGGCGGTGGCGTGGCACTTGTGTTGGCGATATTCGGCACGCTCTATACGGAGGCAGGCGCGCAGGTCCCGCCACCCGTCCAGCGGCCGCTCGGCACACTGAAAAACGTACCCGTGCCGGGGCCGTCGGAACAGGAACTCGCCGTATTCGTGCGAGACAGATCAGCCGCTGTGCAACTCGGCAAAGCGTTGTTCTGGGACACGCGAGTCGGCAGCGACAACCGCACTGCGTGCGCCAGCTGTCACTTTCATGCGGGCGCGGACAACCGCACGACAAATCAGATCAACCCGGGCCTGCTTGCCGGCGATCACGCTTTTCAGACGGGCGGCACGACCGCCGGTCCGAACTACACGCTGCGGGCCGGCGATTTTCCGCTGACGAAGCATTCGAACATCGATGACTCGACGACCATTTACGCGGACAACAACGATGTGATTTCGTCGCAAGGCGTGTTCACGGCGAAGTTCGATCGCGTGACAGTCAATGCGAATGCAGACGACTGCACCAATCTGTCCGATGCCGTCATGCATGGCGGCAGCGGTTTCAACATCAACGGCGTCAACACACGGCGCGTCGAACCGCGCAACACGCCGAGCGTCATCAACGCGGTCTTCAACTTCCGCAACTTCTGGGACGGCCGGGGCAACAACGTATTCAACGGAGGCGATCCGTTCGGCTTGCGCAACTCGCAGCCGCTCGTATGGAAATTCGAGAACGGCGTGCTGAGGAACGTGACAGTGGCGTTGCCTTCGTCGTCGCTTGCGTCGCAAGCATCCGGGCCGCCTTTGAGCGGCAACGAAATGAGCTGCCAGGGACGCGCATTCCTTCATCTCGGGCAGAAGCTGTTGAAAGAGAAGGTGCTGGCCGAACAGACCATTTCGCCGCGTGACAGTGTGCTCGGCAGTTTCGCGCAGCGTCCACCCACCTACGCCTCGCTCGTGATGAAAGCGTTTCGTCCGGAGTACTGGGTGTCGCCCGTCATCATCAATCTCCCGGGCGGGCACCGGCTGAACTTCAAGCCAATGGACCTGTTGAAGCAGCGCCGTGGCGACGACATCAACTTCGGCCCGTTGAAAGAGAACCTCATCGCCAGTCAGATGGAGTCCAACTTCGCGTTGTTCTTTGGCATCGCGATTCAGATGTACGAAAGCACGCTGATCTCGGACGATTCGCCGTTCGACCGCTTTGCGGCCGGCGACCGTACGGCGCTCGATGCACAGCAGATACGTGGCCTCAAGCTGTTTCAGGAACAGGGCCGCTGCATCAGTTGCCACAGCGGACCTGAACTGACAGGTGCCGCATTCAGCAATGTGTCGAACCAGCGGGTGGAGCGGATGGTGATGAGCGATGGCGCGCCCGCCATCTACGACACGGGCTTCTACAACATCGGCGTGCGGCCGACCCAGGAAGACGTGGGTCTGGGCGGTACCGATGCATTCGGCAATCCCTTGTCCGAGACGAGGATGCTGGCGCTCGGCAAATCGGCGCTGCTCGGAAACAGCTTCGGCGAGGGCAGTGTGCAGAACTTCCCGGCGGGCCAGCGCATCGTCGCGGATGGCGCGTTCAAGACGCCGGGCCTGCGCAACGTGGAATTTACCGGCCCGTACTTTCACAACGGAGGCAAGGCGACGCTGATGCAGGTGGTGGATTTCTATAACCGCGGCAGCGACTTCGGCAATGCGAACCGCGACAACTTCGATTTCAGCGTCGCGCCGATTGGGCTGACACAAGGACAGAAAGAGGACCTCGTGGCATTCCTGCTGTCGCTATCGGACGACAGGGTCCGGATGAGCAAAGCGCCGTTCGATCATCCGTCGCTCTGCGTGCCGAACGGGCATCTTGGCGGCACGAATGCCGTGGCGCAAAAGGGCAGAACGGGCATGGCAATCGATGTGATGCAGTGTCTGCCGGAAACCAGTGCAGCGGGCGCAAAAGAAGGCTTGCACACGTTTCTGGGACTGAGTCCCTTTGCGCATTGAAGCGCGTACGGACAAACCCATGAAGACACGTCATTTGCCCGCTCACTTCATAAGAATCCATGCCATGTCACTTCTCTTTTGTTTCTTTAGCCGTGCATCGCGTGCCTTGGCTTTGCTGATGCTGTCCTTCATTGCCGCGCAGGCGCTGGCCCAGGTGCCGGCCGTCGGCGCGGATTCGCAGTTCGACGTGATCGGATTCATCCAGGAAGCCACGCTCGATTCATGCGGCAACGAGCTGTGCGGCGGAAAAATCGTCGTGAACGGCCAGTCGATCGTGATTCCGTCCAGCACGATCGTGATCCTTCCGGCCAATGCGCTGACATGGAAGGAACTGTTCGAGCAGGCCCCCGCGCCCTATACCAACATGGCGACGGGCATGGCGCTCGCGGACTCGCCCGCGCCGCTGACGACCTATGAAGCGCATGTGATCGGCAACCAGGTCAACGACGTGTTCATCGCGGGGCTTGTCTATATCTCACAACAGGACACCAACAATGGCGCCGGCTATATCAACTACATCGACTATGCGGCGGGCGAGTTGCGGGTTGGCGGGCGGCTCGTGCGCGATGGCAATGGCGTGCCGCAGAACACGCTCGATTCGAGCAAGCCGGGCACGCGCGTGCGCATCAACGATCCGGCTGGGCGGTATAGCCGCGGGCTGTCGCCGGATCAGCGCTTTACGCTCGATGCGGATAATCCGACTGTGCGCAGTGCCACAGGCTTTCCGATGTGCCTGCCGCGCGTCGACCCCAGCTCGCAAACCGAGGATGCTGCGTGCCCGCAAGGCAATCGTCCCAAGGACGTGAACGGACTCTACGTCACCAACTTTACGATGCAGGCGCCTTCGGAACTCGCTGCCGGGCAACTGCCCGATCCGCGCATCATGGCGCCGTTCGAAGTGGGCGACTACGTCACGTACGCCGGCACGCTCGTCACCGAGCGCGGATCGCAAGGACCGTATCCGTCCACCAGCGCGACCTATGTGTCGGCGCACACGTTGACCTCCAACGCTGCGATTTTCACTGCGCCGGGCAGTGACCCTGCCTACGTCGCCGTCGATGTGACGATACTCGGGAACGGCGGCGTCACGGTGCCTGCTGGCATGGAGGCGGTCGTGCGGACCCGGTTCGAAGGCGTGACGACCGACCCCACCCGCGATATCCATCTATACGGAATCGACGTCGCGCCAGATGGCTCCACGAGCGATCGCGACTGGGGCATCGTCGGCGTCGATCCTGGTCCGCCGACGGGTGCGGTGAAGGGCCGCTGGAAATTCACGCCGCCCTGCACGGGTGTGACGGCGACCTTCAGGTTCTGCTTCGGTCCGCTGACTGAGGGCACGTTCCTGCCTGCCACGCGCGAAGTACGGGCGGTTATCGAAGGCGCATGGACGCCCGCCAGTTCCGTGCCGCAGAAGAATGGACTCGTGGCCGGGCAATATCACGCGCCCATCCTGAGCTATCTGTTCGAAGAGAACGTTCCGGGTGCACCGCCGCCGCCCATCAATTTCAGCACGATGCCGTTCCTCGCGCAGGGCGGCTACCGTTCGTCGACGGGTGTCGTGGCGGGACAGCTCAAACCCTGGCCCGCATCGAAGCTGCCGGCGTCGTGCACGCCGCCTGTGGCGAGCGCAGGCGCGAACTTCTCGGTCGCATCGGGCGCGAAGAACGTGCCGTTGACGGGCAGTGCGAGCGGCTCCGGGGAATTGACCTACGAGTGGGTTGCGCCGCAGGGCATCGTGCTGTCGCCATCCGCGTCGGTTGCCAACCCGACCTTCAATGCGCCAACCGTCACCGCCAACAATACGTTCCTGTTCACGTTGAACGTGACCGGCTGCAACGGTCAGAAATCGACGGCGGCCGTCACGGTCACGGTCGCGGCGCCCCAGCAGGCGGCACCCGTCGTGACGCCGATAGCCGCTCGCACGGTTACTTCGGGGACGACCGTCACGCTTACGGCGCAGGGTTCGGGCACGCACGCGCTCACCTACACGTGGACGCAAAGCAGCGGGCCTTCACAGCCATTCAAGCAGCAGAACGGCAGCGCGACCATGAGCGTCGCTCATGCGTTACCAGTTGGACAAACCACCAACGACGTGCTCGGTTTCACCGTGGTCGCTACCGACACCGTCACGCGCGCGACCTCCGCACCCGTGACGGCGACGATCACGTTCACGCCCATACCCGACACCGACGCGATCACCGTCGCCGAATACCGCATATCAAAGCAGCGTCTCGACATCACGGCGACGTCGTCGGTAACCAGTCCAAAGGTCGTGCTGCGCCTGCAGCCTTACCGCACGACGTCGGGCGCATTGTTCGATCCGGCATCGACAGGCAATACGTTCACCAACAACGGCGGCGGGAACTACACGCTCACGCTGGTCGGCGTGCCGCAGCCCGGCCCCGATGCGCCGCTCGTCGTCACGTCGAATCTCGGCGGCAGCAGTCCACCCAGGCCTTTGACACGGATTCGCAACTAGGACGCACGTCGGATAACCCCAGCCCCTTCAACCACTCACCACATGCGAGATAGATGATGATCTACCTACCCGATAAGGCGCCAGCCGACGTTTTGCGCGAAGCCGAAAAGGCGCGAAAGAATCGTCTTGAGATCGTTCAGGCGTTATCGCATGGACAGATCTCGCGGCGCGATCTGCTCCGATGGGGATTGGTGTCGGCCACTGGCGTGCTGGCCGCGAAGCATGGCCTGAATCCGTTCGTCGGCAGGGCGTGGGCTGCGAGCGGCGCGGGCATCCCGACAGGTGTTCCGCCCAGCCCGCTGTTCGGCGCGCTGCCGTTCTCGCAGCCAATGCCGCGTATGGACGTGCTGCCGCGCAAGTCGGTTGCGTCGTTGACGCCCGCGCCGACGGCAGAAGCGAACACGACGATGCAGCCGGTGCCTGCTGCGCTGGGGGGCGGCATGGGGCCTGTCGAAGGGCGTCCGCCTGGACCGATCTGGGCGCACCAGGGCTGGGACATGTTCCCGCCTCAGGTCGCCTACGAGGTCGTACAGGGCGGCATCTCGCACAACCTGGCGTACAACCCGGACGTGCCGTCGCAACTGAACTGCGGTATCGATCAGGCGGCATCCGTACAAACCTGCTTTCACAAGAGCATGCCGGACCAGGACCCGACACGATTCTGGACCTTCAATGCATCGTTCCCGCCGAAGCTTATCCTGGCCCGTTACGGCGAGCCGATCCTGTTCCGTCATCACAACCGTCTGCCTGCGGACCGGACGCAGAACGGCGGCTTCGGCATTCATACCATCTCGACGCACGAGCACAACGGCCATCATGGCGCGGAAAACGACGGCTTTACCGGCGCGTTTTTCTTCCCGGGGCAGTTCTATGACTATCACTGGCCGCTGGTGCTGGCGGGATTCAGAAGCATGAATACCTCGGCGAGCGATCCGCGGGCAGGCAGTCCGGACGGTAACGGAGGTATCAACAAGGTCGCTGGCGACTGGCACGAGACGATGAGCACGCACTGGTACCACGACCACATGTTCAGCTTCACGTCGCAGAACGTGTACAAGGGCATCGCCGGGATGATGAACATCTACAGTTCGATCGACCGCGGGAACGAAGCGATCAACGACGGCGTGAACCTGTGCTTGCCGAGCGGCCGCTCGAAGGATTGGGGCAACCTCGACTACGACGTCAACCTGATGCTTGCCGACAAGGCCTGGAACAAAGACGGCCAGATGCAGTTCGACATCTTCAACCTGGATGGCTTCCTCGGTGACCAGATGACCGTGAACGCCCTCTACAAGCCCTACTTCGAAGTCGAGCGGCGCAAGTACCGCTTCCGCATTCTGAACGCTTCGGTGTCGCGCTTCTTCAAGCTGTGTCTGAGCGACGGCTCGCCGATGATCCAGATCGCCAACGACGGCAACCTGCTGCCGCGCCCGGTGGTGCTCGCGCAACTGGATGAAATGGGCATCGCGGAACGCTATGACATCGTCATCGACTTCTCGCGCTACACGAACGGCGCGCGCGTGCATCTCGTGAATCTCGCCGAGCACGACGACGGGCGGCGCGTCGCGCATGACCTGTCGCTCGGCGAGGCGCTGTCCGGCAAGTCGAAGGACCCGTGCGTCGGCCGTTTCCTCGAATTCCGCGTCGCTCGCGATCCTGCTCAACCCGACGTGAGCCGTGTGCCCGCCACGCTGATCCCGAATCCCGATCTGTCGAATGTGCCGGTGGCGCGCGAGCGCACGTTCGTGTTCGGCGACGGCGCGAAGCAGACCAGCCGGAACAAGGCAACGTCATTCATCGGACCATGGGGCATGCGCGTGGATAACAGCGACATGCTGGCCGCGGACTACTCACGCGTATCGGCGGCGCCGAAGATAGGCACGCGCGAAGTGTGGACGTTGATCAATGGCGGCGGCGGTTGGGATCACCCGATCCACATTCACTTCGAAGAAGGGCAAATCCTCGAGCGCGATGGCAGCGCTTCGAAGGTTCCGGCATGGGAGCAAGGCCGCAAGGACGTCTACCGTTTGCACGCGAGCGGCAAGCTGAAGATCACGATGCAGTTCCGCGATTGGGGCGGCATGTTCATGGAGCACTGTCACAACACGGTCCATGAAGACAACGCAATGTTGCTGCGATGGGAGATCGACGACTCGGGCGCGCCATTCCTCAGGCCATTGCCGACACCGATCCCGACACCGCAAGGCGTCACGTTCCAGTCGCCAGACGACGTCCTGAAGACGGCGTTCTAGTTGTGCGGCTTTCTGGTTGCGCGGGCGTGATCCCCGCGCGACTGGCATCACCACCCATATTGGAGTGCATCATGAATCAGGCAACAGGGGTACGCAGTCCCGCGCGGCGAGCGGGCCTTCTCGCTCTGTGGGCCGGCCTCGCCGGTCTGTTCGCGGGCGCGGGCGGGGCGGCCGCGGAAGAGCCGATGCCGTCGCATGTCGTGAGCGTACCGGTGACAGGTACGGTGCATACGCCAGAAGGCGACGTTGTTTTCTCGGGCCGGGCCAATATCGAGACCATGCTGATCACGGACCCGAAGTCGCCCGCGGTGTCCGAGATCGCCGTGAGTTTTTCGAGTGTTACTGCAAGGGGCATGAGGGACGAAGCGCGCTATCAGGTCGAAAGCCCAACTATTTTGCAGCGTCGTGTGAAGGCGTCGGAAATAATCGAGGTCAATTTTCCGTTCTATCCGGAAGGCGATCCGATGGCGGCGCAGTCGGCGATGGCGTCGTTCAGGTTGTTTGCGAACGGCAAGACATCCCCGACGATCACGGTGACGGCGAATCGCCCGGACTAGACAGGGGCAGCCAATGACGAAGATAACAACGATGCGCAGGCTGGGCCTTTCGCTATGCCTCGCCGCGGTGCTGGTGTTCACTCACGCCGCGCGCGGCGACACGCCTTGGGGGGCCGATTACTTTCCGAATGTCACGCTGAAGACGCAGGACGGCAAGACCGTGCGTTTTTACGACGATCTGCTCAAGGGCAAGGCCGTCGCGATCAACCTGGTCTATTCGAGTTGTTCGAATGTATGCCCGCTGGAAACGGCGAAGCTGGTGCAGGTTCAGAAGGTCTTTGGCGACCGGATGGGGCGGGACATCTTTTTCTATTCGATCGCGATCGACCCCTGGGATACCCCTGCCGAGCTGAAAAAGTATGCGAACAAGTTCGGCGTCGGACCTGGGTGGCTGTTTCTCTCGGGCAAGGAGGAGGACATCAGGCTCATTGCGCGCAAGCTCGGACTTGCACGCGCGGGTGACCTCGACAGCAAGGACGGCCACAGTGCCACGCTGATGGTCGGCAATGTGTCGACGGGGCAATGGATGCGCAATTCGTCTACCGACAACCCGCAGTTCCTCGCTACCGCGATCGGAAACTTTCTGGGCTGGAGCAGCGCGAAGCCCACGGTCGACTACGCGCAGGCACGGCCGGTTTCCGTCGGTGGCGGTGAGTTCCTGTTTCAGAGCCGATGCTCGGCGTGTCATACGGTCGGCGGTGGTGACCGGCTGGGACCGGACCTGCTGGGCGTGACGACGCGACGCGATCAAGCCTGGTTGAAGCGCTATGTGAGCGAGCCGGACACGATGCTCAAGGAGGGCGACCCGGTGGCTCAGCGTCTATACAAACAGTACAACCAGATACGCATGCCGAATCTTGGACTCGGAGGCGGCGACGTGGCCGCGCTGCTCGAATATCTCGGCAAACCGGTTCGCGGCGCGGACGCAAACGGTGTGTTGACGAAGGCTTCCACGACACCCTAGCCAGTGATGCGATGCCCATGGCGCACGGCGGGTCGGCAACCGGGCACAGGTATTACACATCGCGGCAACGAGCTGGATGCGCGCGAATCATTCCACCGAGGTAATCAGGAGACAAATGATGAAAGCAACCTGTTTCAATCGCCGCTTGATCCGTCCGCGCGCATGGTGGCTCCCGGTGGCAGCGGGGCTCACGGCAGTGCTGGTTGCCTGTGGTGGCGGGGGCGGCGGCAGTAGCTCCACGGCGACGCCGGCGGCCGCTGCTACAGCGACCACATTCAGCGGGCCGATTACCGGGTTTGGCAGCGTGTTCGTCAATGGCGTGCGCATCGACGATAACTCCGCCACGATTACGCTCGACGATGACAACGGCGGTGGAAGGGACGCCGACCTGAAGCTCGGCATGGTGGTCGACATTCAGGGCGAACACGACAACGGCGCACAGACGGGCCGGGCGACGAGCATTTCTTCACATAGCTTCGTGCAGGGGCCGATCTCCGCGATCAATGTGGCGGGCAACCAGTTGACCGTGCTGGGTGTGGTCGTGACCGTTGTGCCGGGCACGGCGTTCGGCGGCACGAATGTCACTTCGCTTGCGTCGCTGGGGCTCAACGATACCGTTGAAATACACGGCTTGCCGGATGCGACGGGCAGCAAGGTAACGGCAACGCGCATCGAGCGGATTCCGTCGACTAACGAAGTGCGGCTGATCGGCACTGCGCAAAGCGCGACGACCGGGCAGTTCGTGCTCAATGGCATGGCGGTTCAGTACACGGCGGCGAGTCTCGTGAACTTGCCAAATGGCGTCACGAACGGCATGACGGTGCGCGTGAAGGGCAATCTTTCCGGCGCGTCGACGATCGTGGCCAGCCGGATCCGGCAGGTAAGCCTGGTGCCGGCGCTTGCGGAAGGGCAGCGACTGGAAGTGAAGGGCGTGATCTCCACCTTCAATTCCGCCAGTAGCTTCTCGATCTCCACGCTCAGGGTGACCGTTCC
Protein-coding regions in this window:
- a CDS encoding SCO family protein; the encoded protein is MTKITTMRRLGLSLCLAAVLVFTHAARGDTPWGADYFPNVTLKTQDGKTVRFYDDLLKGKAVAINLVYSSCSNVCPLETAKLVQVQKVFGDRMGRDIFFYSIAIDPWDTPAELKKYANKFGVGPGWLFLSGKEEDIRLIARKLGLARAGDLDSKDGHSATLMVGNVSTGQWMRNSSTDNPQFLATAIGNFLGWSSAKPTVDYAQARPVSVGGGEFLFQSRCSACHTVGGGDRLGPDLLGVTTRRDQAWLKRYVSEPDTMLKEGDPVAQRLYKQYNQIRMPNLGLGGGDVAALLEYLGKPVRGADANGVLTKASTTP
- a CDS encoding DUF5666 domain-containing protein, which produces MKATCFNRRLIRPRAWWLPVAAGLTAVLVACGGGGGGSSSTATPAAAATATTFSGPITGFGSVFVNGVRIDDNSATITLDDDNGGGRDADLKLGMVVDIQGEHDNGAQTGRATSISSHSFVQGPISAINVAGNQLTVLGVVVTVVPGTAFGGTNVTSLASLGLNDTVEIHGLPDATGSKVTATRIERIPSTNEVRLIGTAQSATTGQFVLNGMAVQYTAASLVNLPNGVTNGMTVRVKGNLSGASTIVASRIRQVSLVPALAEGQRLEVKGVISTFNSASSFSISTLRVTVPSTATVSGTPAPGTRVEVKGTVVQGVLVATQVEVENENEPAEAHEFHSVIASIDKSQQTLTLRDGSVVVKWDGSTVFDTATLPRGADDLVAGLKVEVKGRLTGSAVLATRIKRDN